One Gossypium raimondii isolate GPD5lz chromosome 3, ASM2569854v1, whole genome shotgun sequence genomic window carries:
- the LOC105796684 gene encoding uncharacterized protein LOC105796684 isoform X5, with amino-acid sequence MGNEMGNNNTSGFQEENNTVDNKSVQEFDHADGLKGQNHVVQAILDTDSQTANKEEGEKTQEDAARTDYEQEQNHEVVVSEDVYVNGKDEKEEDTNMIPVDKEHSMIESGYEEEAKGQGHLVPAAEDKDTRNETESATLQHDGLASPCIKDGEHDEKEQDSSTILDVEEMPLKEAARTEEANAEACLVPAGGDESTCGTETGQVSGDRGGKEFPSVDKQKPDEKDETNAEACLVPAGGDESNRGTETGQVSGDRGGMEYPSVDKQTPDEKEEDITVNDETEEQSSQEAASTDVLDRQVQLLPVVEDKATHGNQIGFVTSDPEGTADLNGDNPKEHEKEEDTNMIQVDKENSMKEAGYADDAEGQDHLVPAAEDKNTRGNETESVSLEHDGLASPHIEDSEHEEKEQDTSTILEVEEIPLKEAAITDETNAEARLAPAGGDESTHGTETGLVFDDHDGTEYPCIDKQKHDEKEDITINDEAAERSSQEAANTDVLATVEDKATHGNEIGLDSTEPEETADLQSDNPEEHETEMNNTNAEPQEKPLAKDDIEEKNPTIRAAEGEDYNKTEAVLASGDPVVVGDTPDNKILEGQEQGKTELDPPAESTEVDAKPGEVVGGSETEPTSSTKNLEDQEMEKESNFEENLSGRNHDVENQNPMKKEDEEASNSLSGAASSLEPDEHELAEICTELLVLESNGPVKSEDMIIPSLTCQDQENGFILDDSVSTDPVETVSPDLSPEAGKGRDEFLVEEMAIKEVSRDEKLELKDGDDEAGNGLGTITTVMTDLPTGFGAKCNGELPSEMNSAKNDSIESQKILVEASETELEDEGMVLSQKGASVEEESENGNAKQSHCQVQSAQEATEKPNGQGSEEGSKDDDQSALSPQFMMNGRQKEKITCLLNADCDSNKDCQFLQAKILENGHMVDASINHQKQQKGSQQEVQLVTDSSDTFFMDQMNKEESEEKKIIEEKKDSNPIENGKQCISQSYDPIEQMQGSDMAEVKQEPLWDLSEYPKPIPLTMIDTTPKQCSKQCANGETPQVVAIANGDYNNQRESVGRFSLESNPDTINSQMRKSPSFDLDLRIHARAEDSDQTPLLYQDKTTIESFSTQAEEKANTENGENPSQYESMATEEKAVTLERSDSEKSRTPFLGFLKEDEEEADEHNMLMEKNPKKQGNQSATNKTTTKVSTSVTTKGKVKRKPITAFFGTCMCCATVTN; translated from the exons ATGGGAAATGAAATGGGGAACAACAACACTTCTGGGTTTCAAG AAGAAAATAACACAGTTGACAATAAATCTGTACAAGAATTTGATCACGCAGATGGTTTGAAAGGACAAAATCATGTAGTTCAAGCAATTTTAGATACTGATTCTCAAACAGCAAATAAAG AAGAAGGCGAGAAAACTCAGGAAGATGCTGCTCGAACAGATTACGAACAGGAACAAAATCATGAAGTTGTTGTATCTGAAGATGTATATGTAaatggaaaagatgaaaaag AAGAAGATACTAACATGATTCCAGTAGATAAGGAACATTCAATGATAGAATCTGGTTATGAAGAAGAGGCAAAAGGGCAAGGTCATTTAGTACCTGCAGCTGAGGATAAAGATACTCGAAATGAGACGGAATCTGCTACTCTTCAACATGATGGCCTAGCATCTCCTTGTATAAAGGACGGGGAGCATGATGAGAAAG AACAAGATAGTAGCACAATTCTTGATGTAGAGGAAATGCCCTTGAAAGAAGCTGCTAGGACAGAAGAAGCAAATGCAGAAGCTTGCCTAGTTCCTGCAGGTGGAGATGAAAGTACTTGTGGAACCGAGACAGGCCAGGTTTCCGGTGATCGTGGTGGAAAGGAATTTCCAAGTGTTGACAAGCAGAAACCTGATGAGAAAg ATGAAACAAATGCAGAAGCTTGCCTAGTTCCGGCAGGTGGAGATGAAAGTAATCGTGGAACTGAGACAGGCCAGGTTTCTGGTGATCGTGGTGGAATGGAATATCCAAGTGTTGATAAGCAGACACCTGATGAGAAAG AAGAAGATATTACTGTAAATGATGAAACTGAGGAACAATCCTCACAAGAAGCTGCTAGCACAGATGTATTAGATAGACAAGTTCAACTACTTCCTGTAGTTGAAGATAAAGCTACTCATGGGAATCAAATAGGCTTTGTTACTAGTGATCCCGAGGGAACCGCAGATCTTAATGGTGACAATCCGAAAGAGCATGAGAAAG AAGAAGATACTAACATGATTCAAGTAGATAAGGAAAATTCCATGAAAGAAGCTGGTTATGCAGATGATGCAGAAGGACAAGATCATTTAGTTCCAGCAGCTGAGGATAAAAATACTCGGGGAAACGAGACGGAATCAGTTTCTCTTGAACATGATGGCCTAGCATCTCCCCATATTGAGGACTCGGAGCACGAAGAGAAAG AACAAGATACTAGCACAATTCTTGAAGTAGAGGAAATACCCCTGAAAGAAGCTGCTATTACAGATGAAACAAATGCAGAAGCTCGCCTAGCTCCTGCAGGTGGAGATGAGAGTACTCATGGAACTGAGACAGGGCTGGTTTTCGATGATCATGATGGAACGGAATATCCATGTATTGACAAGCAGAAACATGATGAGAAAG AAGATATTACCATAAATGATGAAGCTGCAGAACGATCCTCACAAGAAGCTGCTAACACAGATGTATTAGCTACAGTTGAAGATAAAGCTACTCATGGAAATGAAATAGGCTTGGATTCTACTGAACCCGAGGAAACCGCGGATCTTCAGAGTGACAATCCGGAAGAGCATGAGACAG AAATGAACAacacaaatgctgaacctcaaGAGAAACCTCTAGCAAAAGATgatattgaagaaaaaaatccaACAATTCGTGCAGCTGAAGGTGAAGATTATAATAAAACAGAGGCCGTATTGGCTTCTGGTGACCCTGTGGTAGTAGGAGATACTCCTGATAACAAGATATTGGAAGGGCAAG AACAAGGAAAAACTGAACTTGATCCTCCAGCTGAATCTACAGAAGTTGATGCAAAACCAGGTGAAGTAGTTGGAGGCAGTGAAACCGAACCAACTTCTTCAACTAAGAACCTGGAAGATCAAGAGATggaaaaagagtcaaatttcGAGGAGAATCTGTCTGGAAGAAATCATGATGTTGAGAACCAGAATCCCATGAAGAAAG AAGATGAGGAGGCAAGCAACTCACTATCTGGTGCAGCATCTTCACTCGAGCCTGATGAGCATGAGTTGGCTGAAATCTGCACTGAACTACTGGTACTAGAGAGTAATGGGCCAGTGAAGAGTGAGGATATGATCATACCATCTTTGACGTGCCAAGATCAGGAAAATGGTTTCATTTTAGATGATAGCGTATCAACGGATCCGGTCGAGACTGTTTCTCCTGATCTAAGTCCGGAGGCAGGAAAAGGAAGGGATGAGTTCTTGGTGGAAGAAATGGCAATTAAAGAAGTGAGCAGGGATGAGAAACTTGAACTTAAAGATGGGGATGATGAGGCTGGGAATGGATTAGGAACTATAACCACAGTAATGACAGATTTGCCAACAGGATTTGGAGCCAAATGCAATGGAGAGTTGCCAAGTGAGATGAACTCAGCTAAAAATGATTCCATTGAATCACAGAAAATCCTGGTTGAAGCTTCCGAAACCGAGCTCGAAGACGAAGGCATGGTTCTTAGCCAAAAAGGTGCATCGGTAGAGGAGGAATCTGAAAATGGAAATGCCAAGCAGTCCCATTGCCAGGTTCAATCTGCACAGGAGGCAACTGAAAAACCAAATGGCCAGGGGTCTGAAGAAGGATCAAAAGATGATGATCAAAGCGCCTTGTCACCTCAGTTTATGATGAATGGCCGTCAGaaagagaaaataacatgtctgCTCAATGCTGATTGTGATTCAAACAAGGACTGTCAATTTCTGCAGGCAAAGATTCTTGAGAATGGTCACATGGTTGATGCATCTATTAACCACCAGAAACAACAAAAGGGCTCACAACAAGAAGTTCAATTGGTCACTGATTCTTCAGACACCTTTTTCATGGATCAAATGAACAAAGAAGAAtcagaagagaaaaaaattatagaagaaaagaaagattcaaATCCCATTGAAAATGGAAAGCAGTGTATATCTCAATCATATGATCCTATAGAACAGATGCAGGGAAGTGACATGGCAGAAGTAAAGCAAGAACCTTTATGGGATCTTTCAGAATATCCAAAACCAATTCCATTAACAATGATtgacactacaccaaaacagtgTAGTAAACAATGTGCAAATGGTGAAACACCTCAAGTTGTTGCCATTGCCAATGGTGATTATAATAACCAAAGAGAAAGTGTGGGAAGGTTCAGCCTGGAATCCAATCCTGATACCATTAATTCTCAAATGAGAAAATCCCCAAGCTTTGATCTTGATCTCAGAATCCATGCAAGAGCTGAAGACTCAGATCAAACACCTTTGCTGTATCAAGATAAGACCACCATTGAGAGCTTCTCGACCCAAGCTGAGGAGAAAGCCAACACTGAAAACGGTGAAAACCCATCACAGTACGAATCAATGGCTACTGAGGAGAAAGCTGTAACATTAGAAAGAAGTGATTCGGAGAAGTCAAGAACCCCATTCCTGG
- the LOC105796684 gene encoding uncharacterized protein LOC105796684 isoform X7, producing the protein MGNEMGNNNTSGFQEENNTVDNKSVQEFDHADGLKGQNHVVQAILDTDSQTANKEEGEKTQEDAARTDYEQEQNHEVVVSEDVYVNGKDEKEEDTNMIPVDKEHSMIESGYEEEAKGQGHLVPAAEDKDTRNETESATLQHDGLASPCIKDGEHDEKEQDSSTILDVEEMPLKEAARTEEANAEACLVPAGGDESTCGTETGQVSGDRGGKEFPSVDKQKPDEKEACLVPAGGDESNRGTETGQVSGDRGGMEYPSVDKQTPDEKEEDITVNDETEEQSSQEAASTDVLDRQVQLLPVVEDKATHGNQIGFVTSDPEGTADLNGDNPKEHEKEEDTNMIQVDKENSMKEAGYADDAEGQDHLVPAAEDKNTRGNETESVSLEHDGLASPHIEDSEHEEKEQDTSTILEVEEIPLKEAAITDETNAEARLAPAGGDESTHGTETGLVFDDHDGTEYPCIDKQKHDEKEDITINDEAAERSSQEAANTDVLATVEDKATHGNEIGLDSTEPEETADLQSDNPEEHETEMNNTNAEPQEKPLAKDDIEEKNPTIRAAEGEDYNKTEAVLASGDPVVVGDTPDNKILEGQEQGKTELDPPAESTEVDAKPGEVVGGSETEPTSSTKNLEDQEMEKESNFEENLSGRNHDVENQNPMKKEDEEASNSLSGAASSLEPDEHELAEICTELLVLESNGPVKSEDMIIPSLTCQDQENGFILDDSVSTDPVETVSPDLSPEAGKGRDEFLVEEMAIKEVSRDEKLELKDGDDEAGNGLGTITTVMTDLPTGFGAKCNGELPSEMNSAKNDSIESQKILVEASETELEDEGMVLSQKGASVEEESENGNAKQSHCQVQSAQEATEKPNGQGSEEGSKDDDQSALSPQFMMNGRQKEKITCLLNADCDSNKDCQFLQAKILENGHMVDASINHQKQQKGSQQEVQLVTDSSDTFFMDQMNKEESEEKKIIEEKKDSNPIENGKQCISQSYDPIEQMQGSDMAEVKQEPLWDLSEYPKPIPLTMIDTTPKQCSKQCANGETPQVVAIANGDYNNQRESVGRFSLESNPDTINSQMRKSPSFDLDLRIHARAEDSDQTPLLYQDKTTIESFSTQAEEKANTENGENPSQYESMATEEKAVTLERSDSEKSRTPFLGFLKEDEEEADEHNMLMEKNPKKQGNQSATNKTTTKVSTSVTTKGKVKRKPITAFFGTCMCCATVTN; encoded by the exons ATGGGAAATGAAATGGGGAACAACAACACTTCTGGGTTTCAAG AAGAAAATAACACAGTTGACAATAAATCTGTACAAGAATTTGATCACGCAGATGGTTTGAAAGGACAAAATCATGTAGTTCAAGCAATTTTAGATACTGATTCTCAAACAGCAAATAAAG AAGAAGGCGAGAAAACTCAGGAAGATGCTGCTCGAACAGATTACGAACAGGAACAAAATCATGAAGTTGTTGTATCTGAAGATGTATATGTAaatggaaaagatgaaaaag AAGAAGATACTAACATGATTCCAGTAGATAAGGAACATTCAATGATAGAATCTGGTTATGAAGAAGAGGCAAAAGGGCAAGGTCATTTAGTACCTGCAGCTGAGGATAAAGATACTCGAAATGAGACGGAATCTGCTACTCTTCAACATGATGGCCTAGCATCTCCTTGTATAAAGGACGGGGAGCATGATGAGAAAG AACAAGATAGTAGCACAATTCTTGATGTAGAGGAAATGCCCTTGAAAGAAGCTGCTAGGACAGAAGAAGCAAATGCAGAAGCTTGCCTAGTTCCTGCAGGTGGAGATGAAAGTACTTGTGGAACCGAGACAGGCCAGGTTTCCGGTGATCGTGGTGGAAAGGAATTTCCAAGTGTTGACAAGCAGAAACCTGATGAGAAAg AAGCTTGCCTAGTTCCGGCAGGTGGAGATGAAAGTAATCGTGGAACTGAGACAGGCCAGGTTTCTGGTGATCGTGGTGGAATGGAATATCCAAGTGTTGATAAGCAGACACCTGATGAGAAAG AAGAAGATATTACTGTAAATGATGAAACTGAGGAACAATCCTCACAAGAAGCTGCTAGCACAGATGTATTAGATAGACAAGTTCAACTACTTCCTGTAGTTGAAGATAAAGCTACTCATGGGAATCAAATAGGCTTTGTTACTAGTGATCCCGAGGGAACCGCAGATCTTAATGGTGACAATCCGAAAGAGCATGAGAAAG AAGAAGATACTAACATGATTCAAGTAGATAAGGAAAATTCCATGAAAGAAGCTGGTTATGCAGATGATGCAGAAGGACAAGATCATTTAGTTCCAGCAGCTGAGGATAAAAATACTCGGGGAAACGAGACGGAATCAGTTTCTCTTGAACATGATGGCCTAGCATCTCCCCATATTGAGGACTCGGAGCACGAAGAGAAAG AACAAGATACTAGCACAATTCTTGAAGTAGAGGAAATACCCCTGAAAGAAGCTGCTATTACAGATGAAACAAATGCAGAAGCTCGCCTAGCTCCTGCAGGTGGAGATGAGAGTACTCATGGAACTGAGACAGGGCTGGTTTTCGATGATCATGATGGAACGGAATATCCATGTATTGACAAGCAGAAACATGATGAGAAAG AAGATATTACCATAAATGATGAAGCTGCAGAACGATCCTCACAAGAAGCTGCTAACACAGATGTATTAGCTACAGTTGAAGATAAAGCTACTCATGGAAATGAAATAGGCTTGGATTCTACTGAACCCGAGGAAACCGCGGATCTTCAGAGTGACAATCCGGAAGAGCATGAGACAG AAATGAACAacacaaatgctgaacctcaaGAGAAACCTCTAGCAAAAGATgatattgaagaaaaaaatccaACAATTCGTGCAGCTGAAGGTGAAGATTATAATAAAACAGAGGCCGTATTGGCTTCTGGTGACCCTGTGGTAGTAGGAGATACTCCTGATAACAAGATATTGGAAGGGCAAG AACAAGGAAAAACTGAACTTGATCCTCCAGCTGAATCTACAGAAGTTGATGCAAAACCAGGTGAAGTAGTTGGAGGCAGTGAAACCGAACCAACTTCTTCAACTAAGAACCTGGAAGATCAAGAGATggaaaaagagtcaaatttcGAGGAGAATCTGTCTGGAAGAAATCATGATGTTGAGAACCAGAATCCCATGAAGAAAG AAGATGAGGAGGCAAGCAACTCACTATCTGGTGCAGCATCTTCACTCGAGCCTGATGAGCATGAGTTGGCTGAAATCTGCACTGAACTACTGGTACTAGAGAGTAATGGGCCAGTGAAGAGTGAGGATATGATCATACCATCTTTGACGTGCCAAGATCAGGAAAATGGTTTCATTTTAGATGATAGCGTATCAACGGATCCGGTCGAGACTGTTTCTCCTGATCTAAGTCCGGAGGCAGGAAAAGGAAGGGATGAGTTCTTGGTGGAAGAAATGGCAATTAAAGAAGTGAGCAGGGATGAGAAACTTGAACTTAAAGATGGGGATGATGAGGCTGGGAATGGATTAGGAACTATAACCACAGTAATGACAGATTTGCCAACAGGATTTGGAGCCAAATGCAATGGAGAGTTGCCAAGTGAGATGAACTCAGCTAAAAATGATTCCATTGAATCACAGAAAATCCTGGTTGAAGCTTCCGAAACCGAGCTCGAAGACGAAGGCATGGTTCTTAGCCAAAAAGGTGCATCGGTAGAGGAGGAATCTGAAAATGGAAATGCCAAGCAGTCCCATTGCCAGGTTCAATCTGCACAGGAGGCAACTGAAAAACCAAATGGCCAGGGGTCTGAAGAAGGATCAAAAGATGATGATCAAAGCGCCTTGTCACCTCAGTTTATGATGAATGGCCGTCAGaaagagaaaataacatgtctgCTCAATGCTGATTGTGATTCAAACAAGGACTGTCAATTTCTGCAGGCAAAGATTCTTGAGAATGGTCACATGGTTGATGCATCTATTAACCACCAGAAACAACAAAAGGGCTCACAACAAGAAGTTCAATTGGTCACTGATTCTTCAGACACCTTTTTCATGGATCAAATGAACAAAGAAGAAtcagaagagaaaaaaattatagaagaaaagaaagattcaaATCCCATTGAAAATGGAAAGCAGTGTATATCTCAATCATATGATCCTATAGAACAGATGCAGGGAAGTGACATGGCAGAAGTAAAGCAAGAACCTTTATGGGATCTTTCAGAATATCCAAAACCAATTCCATTAACAATGATtgacactacaccaaaacagtgTAGTAAACAATGTGCAAATGGTGAAACACCTCAAGTTGTTGCCATTGCCAATGGTGATTATAATAACCAAAGAGAAAGTGTGGGAAGGTTCAGCCTGGAATCCAATCCTGATACCATTAATTCTCAAATGAGAAAATCCCCAAGCTTTGATCTTGATCTCAGAATCCATGCAAGAGCTGAAGACTCAGATCAAACACCTTTGCTGTATCAAGATAAGACCACCATTGAGAGCTTCTCGACCCAAGCTGAGGAGAAAGCCAACACTGAAAACGGTGAAAACCCATCACAGTACGAATCAATGGCTACTGAGGAGAAAGCTGTAACATTAGAAAGAAGTGATTCGGAGAAGTCAAGAACCCCATTCCTGG
- the LOC105796684 gene encoding uncharacterized protein LOC105796684 isoform X8, which yields MGNEMGNNNTSGFQEENNTVDNKSVQEFDHADGLKGQNHVVQAILDTDSQTANKEEGEKTQEDAARTDYEQEQNHEVVVSEDVYVNGKDEKEEDTNMIPVDKEHSMIESGYEEEAKGQGHLVPAAEDKDTRNETESATLQHDGLASPCIKDGEHDEKEQDSSTILDVEEMPLKEAARTEEANAEACLVPAGGDESTCGTETGQVSGDRGGKEFPSVDKQKPDEKEEDITVNDETEEQSSQEAASTDVLDRQVQLLPVVEDKATHGNQIGFVTSDPEGTADLNGDNPKEHEKEEDTNMIQVDKENSMKEAGYADDAEGQDHLVPAAEDKNTRGNETESVSLEHDGLASPHIEDSEHEEKEQDTSTILEVEEIPLKEAAITDETNAEARLAPAGGDESTHGTETGLVFDDHDGTEYPCIDKQKHDEKEDITINDEAAERSSQEAANTDVLATVEDKATHGNEIGLDSTEPEETADLQSDNPEEHETEMNNTNAEPQEKPLAKDDIEEKNPTIRAAEGEDYNKTEAVLASGDPVVVGDTPDNKILEGQEQGKTELDPPAESTEVDAKPGEVVGGSETEPTSSTKNLEDQEMEKESNFEENLSGRNHDVENQNPMKKEDEEASNSLSGAASSLEPDEHELAEICTELLVLESNGPVKSEDMIIPSLTCQDQENGFILDDSVSTDPVETVSPDLSPEAGKGRDEFLVEEMAIKEVSRDEKLELKDGDDEAGNGLGTITTVMTDLPTGFGAKCNGELPSEMNSAKNDSIESQKILVEASETELEDEGMVLSQKGASVEEESENGNAKQSHCQVQSAQEATEKPNGQGSEEGSKDDDQSALSPQFMMNGRQKEKITCLLNADCDSNKDCQFLQAKILENGHMVDASINHQKQQKGSQQEVQLVTDSSDTFFMDQMNKEESEEKKIIEEKKDSNPIENGKQCISQSYDPIEQMQGSDMAEVKQEPLWDLSEYPKPIPLTMIDTTPKQCSKQCANGETPQVVAIANGDYNNQRESVGRFSLESNPDTINSQMRKSPSFDLDLRIHARAEDSDQTPLLYQDKTTIESFSTQAEEKANTENGENPSQYESMATEEKAVTLERSDSEKSRTPFLGFLKEDEEEADEHNMLMEKNPKKQGNQSATNKTTTKVSTSVTTKGKVKRKPITAFFGTCMCCATVTN from the exons ATGGGAAATGAAATGGGGAACAACAACACTTCTGGGTTTCAAG AAGAAAATAACACAGTTGACAATAAATCTGTACAAGAATTTGATCACGCAGATGGTTTGAAAGGACAAAATCATGTAGTTCAAGCAATTTTAGATACTGATTCTCAAACAGCAAATAAAG AAGAAGGCGAGAAAACTCAGGAAGATGCTGCTCGAACAGATTACGAACAGGAACAAAATCATGAAGTTGTTGTATCTGAAGATGTATATGTAaatggaaaagatgaaaaag AAGAAGATACTAACATGATTCCAGTAGATAAGGAACATTCAATGATAGAATCTGGTTATGAAGAAGAGGCAAAAGGGCAAGGTCATTTAGTACCTGCAGCTGAGGATAAAGATACTCGAAATGAGACGGAATCTGCTACTCTTCAACATGATGGCCTAGCATCTCCTTGTATAAAGGACGGGGAGCATGATGAGAAAG AACAAGATAGTAGCACAATTCTTGATGTAGAGGAAATGCCCTTGAAAGAAGCTGCTAGGACAGAAGAAGCAAATGCAGAAGCTTGCCTAGTTCCTGCAGGTGGAGATGAAAGTACTTGTGGAACCGAGACAGGCCAGGTTTCCGGTGATCGTGGTGGAAAGGAATTTCCAAGTGTTGACAAGCAGAAACCTGATGAGAAAg AAGAAGATATTACTGTAAATGATGAAACTGAGGAACAATCCTCACAAGAAGCTGCTAGCACAGATGTATTAGATAGACAAGTTCAACTACTTCCTGTAGTTGAAGATAAAGCTACTCATGGGAATCAAATAGGCTTTGTTACTAGTGATCCCGAGGGAACCGCAGATCTTAATGGTGACAATCCGAAAGAGCATGAGAAAG AAGAAGATACTAACATGATTCAAGTAGATAAGGAAAATTCCATGAAAGAAGCTGGTTATGCAGATGATGCAGAAGGACAAGATCATTTAGTTCCAGCAGCTGAGGATAAAAATACTCGGGGAAACGAGACGGAATCAGTTTCTCTTGAACATGATGGCCTAGCATCTCCCCATATTGAGGACTCGGAGCACGAAGAGAAAG AACAAGATACTAGCACAATTCTTGAAGTAGAGGAAATACCCCTGAAAGAAGCTGCTATTACAGATGAAACAAATGCAGAAGCTCGCCTAGCTCCTGCAGGTGGAGATGAGAGTACTCATGGAACTGAGACAGGGCTGGTTTTCGATGATCATGATGGAACGGAATATCCATGTATTGACAAGCAGAAACATGATGAGAAAG AAGATATTACCATAAATGATGAAGCTGCAGAACGATCCTCACAAGAAGCTGCTAACACAGATGTATTAGCTACAGTTGAAGATAAAGCTACTCATGGAAATGAAATAGGCTTGGATTCTACTGAACCCGAGGAAACCGCGGATCTTCAGAGTGACAATCCGGAAGAGCATGAGACAG AAATGAACAacacaaatgctgaacctcaaGAGAAACCTCTAGCAAAAGATgatattgaagaaaaaaatccaACAATTCGTGCAGCTGAAGGTGAAGATTATAATAAAACAGAGGCCGTATTGGCTTCTGGTGACCCTGTGGTAGTAGGAGATACTCCTGATAACAAGATATTGGAAGGGCAAG AACAAGGAAAAACTGAACTTGATCCTCCAGCTGAATCTACAGAAGTTGATGCAAAACCAGGTGAAGTAGTTGGAGGCAGTGAAACCGAACCAACTTCTTCAACTAAGAACCTGGAAGATCAAGAGATggaaaaagagtcaaatttcGAGGAGAATCTGTCTGGAAGAAATCATGATGTTGAGAACCAGAATCCCATGAAGAAAG AAGATGAGGAGGCAAGCAACTCACTATCTGGTGCAGCATCTTCACTCGAGCCTGATGAGCATGAGTTGGCTGAAATCTGCACTGAACTACTGGTACTAGAGAGTAATGGGCCAGTGAAGAGTGAGGATATGATCATACCATCTTTGACGTGCCAAGATCAGGAAAATGGTTTCATTTTAGATGATAGCGTATCAACGGATCCGGTCGAGACTGTTTCTCCTGATCTAAGTCCGGAGGCAGGAAAAGGAAGGGATGAGTTCTTGGTGGAAGAAATGGCAATTAAAGAAGTGAGCAGGGATGAGAAACTTGAACTTAAAGATGGGGATGATGAGGCTGGGAATGGATTAGGAACTATAACCACAGTAATGACAGATTTGCCAACAGGATTTGGAGCCAAATGCAATGGAGAGTTGCCAAGTGAGATGAACTCAGCTAAAAATGATTCCATTGAATCACAGAAAATCCTGGTTGAAGCTTCCGAAACCGAGCTCGAAGACGAAGGCATGGTTCTTAGCCAAAAAGGTGCATCGGTAGAGGAGGAATCTGAAAATGGAAATGCCAAGCAGTCCCATTGCCAGGTTCAATCTGCACAGGAGGCAACTGAAAAACCAAATGGCCAGGGGTCTGAAGAAGGATCAAAAGATGATGATCAAAGCGCCTTGTCACCTCAGTTTATGATGAATGGCCGTCAGaaagagaaaataacatgtctgCTCAATGCTGATTGTGATTCAAACAAGGACTGTCAATTTCTGCAGGCAAAGATTCTTGAGAATGGTCACATGGTTGATGCATCTATTAACCACCAGAAACAACAAAAGGGCTCACAACAAGAAGTTCAATTGGTCACTGATTCTTCAGACACCTTTTTCATGGATCAAATGAACAAAGAAGAAtcagaagagaaaaaaattatagaagaaaagaaagattcaaATCCCATTGAAAATGGAAAGCAGTGTATATCTCAATCATATGATCCTATAGAACAGATGCAGGGAAGTGACATGGCAGAAGTAAAGCAAGAACCTTTATGGGATCTTTCAGAATATCCAAAACCAATTCCATTAACAATGATtgacactacaccaaaacagtgTAGTAAACAATGTGCAAATGGTGAAACACCTCAAGTTGTTGCCATTGCCAATGGTGATTATAATAACCAAAGAGAAAGTGTGGGAAGGTTCAGCCTGGAATCCAATCCTGATACCATTAATTCTCAAATGAGAAAATCCCCAAGCTTTGATCTTGATCTCAGAATCCATGCAAGAGCTGAAGACTCAGATCAAACACCTTTGCTGTATCAAGATAAGACCACCATTGAGAGCTTCTCGACCCAAGCTGAGGAGAAAGCCAACACTGAAAACGGTGAAAACCCATCACAGTACGAATCAATGGCTACTGAGGAGAAAGCTGTAACATTAGAAAGAAGTGATTCGGAGAAGTCAAGAACCCCATTCCTGG